The following coding sequences lie in one Oscillospiraceae bacterium genomic window:
- the amrA gene encoding AmmeMemoRadiSam system protein A, with protein AGVFVSLKKYGQLRGCIGTIAPTTASIAEEILQNGTSAAAHDPRFEPVEPDELPDLVYSVDVLGAPERIESPDELDVKKYGVIVQNGGRRGLLLPDLEGVDTVYDQIDIAKKKAGIRPAEKVELSRFEVVRHK; from the coding sequence AAGCGGGCGTGTTTGTCTCTTTGAAAAAGTACGGTCAGCTGCGCGGCTGCATCGGCACGATTGCCCCGACCACCGCGAGCATTGCCGAGGAAATTCTGCAAAACGGGACCTCGGCGGCGGCGCATGATCCCCGTTTCGAGCCGGTCGAACCCGACGAACTGCCCGATCTGGTTTACAGCGTTGACGTGCTGGGCGCACCGGAGAGAATCGAGTCGCCCGATGAACTCGACGTGAAAAAATACGGGGTCATCGTGCAAAACGGCGGCAGGCGCGGACTGCTGCTGCCCGACCTCGAAGGTGTGGACACGGTGTACGATCAGATTGACATCGCCAAGAAAAAAGCCGGTATCCGACCTGCCGAAAAGGTGGAATTGTCCCGCTTTGAGGTGGTGAGGCATAAATGA
- the amrS gene encoding AmmeMemoRadiSam system radical SAM enzyme: protein MICGLCPHHCDIPEGRTGFCRARENRDGKIVCGNYGRLTSLSLDPIEKKPLYRFYPGSMILSAGSYGCNLACPFCQNCEISMADRNADTVYFSPEMLVERAKRAVPEGNIGLAFTYNEPLIWYEYVRDCAKLLRENGLKTVLVTNGMICLEPLLELLPLIDAMNIDLKGFSQKFYDLVKGDFETVKQTIALSAQQCHVEVTTLVIPGLNDDPKEIEDEAKWLASVNPEIPLHLSRFFPRYKMNDHRSTPIETIYDLRNIAAKYLKYVFFGNC from the coding sequence ATGATCTGCGGTCTCTGTCCGCACCATTGCGACATCCCCGAGGGCAGGACAGGATTTTGCCGCGCTAGGGAGAACCGGGACGGGAAGATCGTCTGCGGCAACTACGGGCGTCTGACCTCGTTATCGCTCGACCCGATTGAAAAAAAGCCGCTCTACCGTTTTTACCCCGGCAGCATGATTCTGTCGGCGGGCAGTTACGGTTGCAATCTGGCCTGTCCGTTCTGCCAAAACTGCGAAATCTCGATGGCCGACCGAAACGCCGACACGGTGTATTTTTCACCCGAAATGCTGGTCGAACGGGCGAAACGAGCCGTACCGGAGGGCAATATTGGGCTGGCATTTACTTATAATGAGCCGTTGATCTGGTACGAATACGTCCGCGACTGCGCAAAGCTGCTGCGCGAAAACGGATTAAAAACCGTGCTCGTGACCAACGGCATGATCTGCCTAGAGCCGCTGCTCGAACTGCTGCCGCTGATTGATGCGATGAATATTGACCTCAAAGGGTTTTCACAGAAATTTTATGACCTCGTAAAAGGCGATTTTGAAACCGTGAAGCAGACGATTGCGCTTTCGGCGCAACAATGCCACGTCGAGGTCACGACACTGGTCATCCCGGGCCTGAACGACGATCCGAAAGAGATCGAGGACGAGGCGAAATGGCTGGCTTCGGTCAATCCGGAAATCCCCTTACACTTAAGCCGCTTTTTCCCGCGTTATAAAATGAACGATCACCGTTCCACGCCGATCGAGACGATTTACGATCTTCGAAATATCGCCGCAAAATATTTAAAGTATGTCTTTTTCGGAAACTGTTGA
- a CDS encoding hydantoinase/oxoprolinase family protein, with protein MNLGLGIDTGGTYTDAVIYDFDSKKVLAKVKTPTTREDLTTCIGAALDKLPQEFLKKLKLVSLSTTLATNACIEDKGCRAKLILMGSTKAVMKWIEADKYYGLRDEDVLCVDTHGSFDGKVIDEPNWDELLELEGQWLSDADALSVVESNAIRNGAVCEKNAKEILGEKYDVPIVLASDLTSGLNVMERGATALLNARLLPVAEEFMDAVGKALKKRGMDLPKMIVRSDGGLMNEHLSRSHPVETILSGPAASVFGGKWLTERDNCLIVDMGGTTTDISVVRNGMPETSGTIRIGNWHTQVKGVFIDTFGLGGDSEITAKDGELVLNARRVMPLCAAAKRWPSITGELWRLKEQKRGSAQPLHEFLYLVKEPQGRNYTDAEWELMELLRAGPVMIGGGKLDPYKLGSERLEAEGIVMRCGFTPTDAMHIKGDFSNFDKQASIMGARYFIDCCSLKRDNEENVEKFADEVYELVAKKLYQNLARVLLTNRYPFLRKSGLGDQLTKLIEENWNNRNIQKADPIFDLVFRSGASLVGIGAPTHLFLPEAAKALGMECVIPENAEVANAIGAVIADISAKVTVEIAPNRTTAGVASYTVHTPKGNTTHGKLEDAIAAAKKAAEKLAVEEARKRGCVGELKVTVESSTGTAFAKSGTEIDLGSLVTAVASGGVEA; from the coding sequence ATGAATTTGGGACTCGGCATCGATACCGGCGGAACCTACACGGACGCCGTGATTTACGATTTTGACAGCAAAAAGGTTTTGGCGAAAGTCAAGACCCCGACCACGCGCGAGGATTTAACGACCTGCATCGGCGCAGCGCTCGATAAGCTGCCGCAGGAATTTTTAAAGAAACTCAAACTGGTTTCATTATCCACGACACTGGCTACCAACGCCTGCATCGAGGACAAGGGCTGCCGTGCGAAACTGATTTTGATGGGCAGCACCAAGGCGGTTATGAAGTGGATCGAGGCCGATAAATATTATGGGCTGCGCGACGAGGACGTGCTGTGCGTCGATACGCACGGCAGCTTCGACGGCAAAGTGATCGACGAGCCGAACTGGGACGAACTGCTCGAACTGGAAGGGCAGTGGCTCTCCGATGCCGACGCGCTCAGCGTAGTCGAGAGCAACGCCATCCGCAACGGCGCGGTCTGTGAAAAAAATGCCAAAGAGATTTTGGGTGAAAAATATGATGTTCCGATCGTGCTTGCCAGTGATCTGACGAGCGGTCTGAATGTGATGGAACGCGGCGCGACGGCGCTGCTGAACGCGCGGCTGCTTCCGGTTGCGGAAGAATTTATGGACGCGGTCGGCAAAGCGCTTAAAAAACGCGGAATGGATCTACCCAAGATGATCGTGCGCAGCGACGGCGGCCTGATGAATGAGCATTTGTCCCGTTCGCACCCGGTTGAGACAATTTTGAGCGGCCCTGCGGCGAGCGTCTTCGGCGGAAAATGGCTGACCGAGCGGGACAACTGCCTGATCGTGGATATGGGCGGCACGACGACCGACATCTCGGTGGTGCGCAACGGTATGCCCGAGACCTCCGGGACAATTCGCATCGGCAACTGGCATACGCAGGTCAAGGGCGTGTTTATCGACACCTTCGGCCTCGGCGGCGACAGCGAGATTACCGCAAAAGACGGGGAATTGGTCTTGAACGCGCGGCGTGTGATGCCGTTGTGTGCGGCGGCGAAAAGATGGCCGTCGATTACCGGCGAGTTATGGCGTTTGAAAGAACAAAAACGCGGCAGCGCACAGCCGCTGCACGAATTTTTATATCTGGTCAAAGAGCCGCAGGGCAGGAATTATACCGACGCCGAGTGGGAGTTGATGGAGCTGCTGCGCGCCGGTCCCGTGATGATCGGCGGCGGCAAGCTTGATCCCTACAAACTCGGCAGCGAGCGGCTCGAGGCCGAGGGCATTGTGATGCGCTGCGGATTCACGCCGACCGACGCCATGCACATCAAAGGTGATTTTTCCAATTTCGACAAACAGGCATCCATCATGGGTGCGCGCTATTTCATCGACTGCTGCTCGCTCAAACGCGACAATGAGGAAAACGTCGAGAAATTCGCCGACGAGGTCTATGAACTGGTGGCGAAAAAGCTCTATCAAAACCTCGCCCGCGTGCTGCTGACCAACCGCTATCCGTTTTTGCGTAAATCCGGCTTAGGCGATCAGCTGACCAAGTTGATCGAGGAAAACTGGAATAACCGGAATATTCAGAAAGCCGACCCGATTTTCGATTTAGTGTTCCGTTCGGGCGCTTCGCTGGTCGGCATCGGCGCACCGACACACCTCTTTTTGCCGGAAGCCGCCAAAGCGCTCGGGATGGAATGCGTGATCCCCGAAAACGCCGAGGTCGCCAACGCCATCGGCGCGGTGATCGCGGACATTTCCGCCAAAGTGACCGTCGAGATCGCTCCGAACCGCACGACGGCGGGCGTGGCGAGTTACACCGTCCATACCCCGAAAGGCAATACAACGCACGGAAAACTGGAAGACGCGATTGCAGCCGCCAAAAAGGCCGCCGAAAAACTGGCGGTCGAGGAAGCGCGAAAGCGCGGCTGCGTGGGTGAATTGAAAGTCACGGTGGAATCGTCGACCGGCACGGCTTTTGCCAAGAGCGGCACCGAAATCGATTTGGGTTCGCTGGTCACCGCCGTCGCTTCGGGCGGGGTTGAGGCATAA
- a CDS encoding DUF2961 domain-containing protein, whose amino-acid sequence MQNQNFGANLSLMNHAKTRSLSAENPTGEPGKGGMAETGIGAGPARELGIGRKISPAIQAQPGETVTIADVKGEGMIQSIWFAGSSERSLIFRVYWDGCEKPSVEAPLPSFFAFGYNNNIDSATGRFPFLNSALIMVAPNRGFNCYFEMPFRKGFRMTLENTGVKKTTSYYQINYCLTEIPENCGYFCAQYRQAKPLAAGADYLVADGINGKGQFIGTSMAVGLNGEGNWWGEGEIKFFMDGDTEFPTICGTGTEDYFCGAYNWDLNGAYQTYSGLYAGMFQVIKPDGLYNCQQRFSLYRWHVVDPIRFEKKMRVTLQDLGWRSDGRYLERRDDFMSVAYYYLDHPDQNLPKYPTPNEIEVV is encoded by the coding sequence ATGCAGAATCAAAATTTCGGCGCAAATCTCTCTTTGATGAACCATGCAAAGACCCGTTCGCTCTCGGCGGAAAACCCCACGGGAGAACCCGGAAAAGGCGGAATGGCCGAGACCGGCATCGGCGCGGGTCCCGCCCGTGAACTCGGCATAGGCCGCAAGATCTCCCCGGCGATTCAGGCGCAGCCCGGTGAGACCGTGACCATCGCCGATGTCAAAGGTGAGGGCATGATTCAGAGCATCTGGTTTGCCGGCTCTTCGGAGCGGTCGCTCATTTTCCGCGTCTATTGGGACGGCTGCGAAAAACCCTCGGTCGAGGCGCCGCTGCCCTCATTTTTCGCGTTCGGTTATAACAATAACATCGACTCGGCGACCGGGCGTTTTCCGTTTTTGAATTCGGCTTTGATCATGGTCGCGCCGAACCGCGGCTTTAACTGCTATTTCGAGATGCCGTTTCGCAAGGGCTTCCGCATGACGCTCGAAAACACCGGCGTCAAAAAGACCACAAGCTATTACCAGATCAACTACTGCCTGACCGAAATCCCCGAAAACTGCGGCTATTTCTGCGCACAGTACCGGCAAGCCAAACCGCTGGCGGCGGGCGCGGATTATCTCGTCGCTGATGGCATCAACGGAAAAGGTCAGTTCATCGGCACATCGATGGCGGTCGGTTTGAACGGCGAGGGCAACTGGTGGGGCGAGGGTGAGATCAAGTTCTTTATGGACGGCGACACCGAGTTCCCGACCATCTGCGGCACCGGCACCGAGGATTATTTCTGCGGGGCATACAACTGGGACCTCAACGGCGCCTACCAGACCTATTCGGGGCTGTACGCGGGCATGTTTCAGGTGATCAAGCCCGACGGGTTATATAACTGCCAGCAGCGGTTTTCGCTGTATCGTTGGCACGTTGTCGATCCCATTCGTTTCGAAAAGAAGATGCGCGTGACTTTGCAGGACCTCGGTTGGCGCAGCGACGGGCGGTATCTCGAGCGCCGCGATGACTTTATGTCGGTGGCTTATTATTATCTCGACCACCCCGACCAGAATCTGCCCAAGTATCCGACACCCAACGAAATCGAGGTTGTATAA
- a CDS encoding polysaccharide deacetylase family protein → MFDGKKKAVTFSYDDGVTQDIRLIELFNKYGLKATFNLNSGLLGKEGRVKNSMGEAIHNKVQAADVASIYRGHEVAVHTVSHPNLTGLEKPDIIRQVEDDRRALEDAVGYEIVGMAYPCGGVNNNDFVASVIAENTPLKYARTITCNDSFERQNNLYRFQPTVYHMDFDKMFESARDFVEGEWPDDRIFYVWGHSYEFDYNDTWGKFKELCEYISGRADIFYGTNCEVLLNA, encoded by the coding sequence ATGTTTGACGGCAAGAAAAAAGCGGTGACTTTCAGTTACGACGACGGCGTGACGCAGGACATCCGCTTGATTGAACTTTTCAATAAATACGGGCTGAAAGCGACTTTTAACCTAAATTCCGGTCTGCTCGGAAAAGAAGGCAGAGTCAAAAACAGCATGGGTGAGGCCATACACAATAAAGTGCAGGCGGCCGACGTGGCGAGCATCTATCGGGGCCACGAGGTCGCTGTTCACACGGTTTCGCACCCGAATCTGACCGGCCTTGAAAAACCTGACATCATTCGTCAGGTCGAGGACGACCGCCGCGCGCTCGAAGATGCGGTCGGGTATGAGATCGTCGGGATGGCCTATCCCTGCGGCGGCGTCAATAACAACGATTTCGTCGCCTCGGTGATCGCCGAGAACACGCCGCTCAAATATGCCCGCACGATCACCTGCAACGATTCCTTTGAACGGCAAAATAATCTTTACCGCTTTCAGCCGACGGTCTATCACATGGATTTCGATAAAATGTTTGAGTCGGCCCGTGATTTTGTCGAGGGCGAGTGGCCGGACGACCGGATTTTCTACGTCTGGGGTCACAGCTACGAGTTCGACTACAACGACACCTGGGGAAAGTTTAAGGAACTGTGTGAATACATCTCCGGCAGGGCGGATATTTTCTACGGAACCAACTGCGAAGTCCTGCTGAACGCTTGA
- a CDS encoding glycosyltransferase produces MAKTIPVSIVIPTLNRPQALLRTLETIAAGDAVPDQLLIVDQSNDETFGKNADMLTQTDAAASSFLHLKLSPPSTTAARNLGMQKAINNILLFCDDDVDFHSDTLSRLYENMKITDTALVAAVDEGLKKHQSVLGYLTGMRSFKNRKIGHVTRSVLGRYPDDVSGKVETNWAMGFFFAVKKSLPEKYGIVWDEKLTGYAYAEDLDFTLGYCNAAKAEGKSCYIDGDIKILHRASGEYRIQTESHIRRYVINRMYIAAKHKIPGAKSAMAWCDFWMRIRYLIKRRPEYRFLKKAQRYAKAHQAEIESGTLNYEI; encoded by the coding sequence GTGGCGAAGACAATACCGGTCAGCATCGTGATTCCGACTTTGAACCGCCCGCAGGCTCTTTTGCGTACACTTGAGACGATCGCCGCCGGCGACGCCGTTCCCGATCAGCTGCTTATCGTCGATCAGTCGAATGATGAGACCTTCGGCAAAAATGCCGATATGCTGACGCAGACGGACGCGGCGGCTTCTTCTTTTTTACACCTGAAGCTCAGCCCGCCGTCAACCACCGCAGCCAGAAACCTCGGCATGCAAAAAGCCATAAATAACATCCTGCTATTTTGCGATGACGACGTGGATTTTCACTCCGATACGCTTTCCCGCCTATACGAGAACATGAAAATTACAGATACCGCGTTGGTTGCGGCGGTGGATGAGGGCTTGAAAAAACACCAAAGCGTGTTGGGGTATCTGACAGGTATGAGATCATTTAAAAACCGCAAAATCGGGCATGTCACACGCTCGGTGCTCGGACGGTATCCCGATGACGTAAGCGGAAAAGTTGAAACCAACTGGGCGATGGGGTTTTTCTTTGCGGTGAAAAAATCTCTCCCCGAAAAGTATGGGATCGTCTGGGATGAAAAACTGACCGGGTATGCCTACGCCGAGGATTTGGATTTCACACTCGGTTACTGCAATGCGGCCAAAGCAGAGGGAAAGAGCTGTTATATCGACGGCGATATCAAAATCTTGCATCGCGCTTCGGGCGAGTACCGGATTCAAACCGAATCACATATCCGCCGTTATGTCATAAACCGCATGTACATTGCGGCAAAGCATAAAATTCCCGGTGCGAAATCGGCGATGGCGTGGTGCGATTTTTGGATGAGAATACGATATCTTATAAAACGCAGACCGGAATACAGGTTTTTGAAAAAAGCGCAAAGATATGCGAAAGCGCATCAGGCGGAGATCGAAAGCGGAACACTCAACTATGAAATATAA
- the guaA gene encoding glutamine-hydrolyzing GMP synthase translates to MKNQIVIVLDFGGQYNQLIARRVRECGVYSEVKSYKTSMDELRALDPVGIIFTGGPNSVYLETSPQVNPEIFKLGIPILGICYGAQILAKEFAGQVSAAKVSEYGKTETAFDTDSVLFQGLPKTGVTWMSHNDYISKLPEGFKGVASSKTCPFAAMENKEAQVYAVQFHPEVNHTENGLKMLHNFLYGVCGCEGGWSMKDYCEKSIAGLREKIGGGKVLLALSGGVDSSVCAALLSRAVGKQLTCVYVDHGFMRKNETEEIQEAFKDFDINMITVDASERFIGKLAGVTDPETKRKAIGEEFIRVFEAEAKKIGTVDFLAQGTIYPDVIESGLGDAAVIKSHHNVGGLPDFVDFKEIVEPLRMLFKDEVRQLGRELGLPAALVNRQPFPGPGLAIRIIGDITREKLAILKDADKIFRDEIALAGLDGSINQYFAVLTGIRSVGVMGDGRTYDYTLVLRAVTTSDFMTADFAKIPYDVLQSAASKIVNQVKHINRICYDITTKPPATIEWE, encoded by the coding sequence ATGAAAAATCAGATCGTGATTGTCTTGGACTTCGGGGGTCAATATAACCAGCTGATTGCGCGCAGAGTGCGTGAATGCGGCGTTTACAGCGAGGTGAAATCGTATAAAACGAGCATGGACGAGCTTCGGGCGCTCGATCCCGTGGGGATCATCTTCACCGGCGGCCCGAACAGCGTCTATTTGGAGACCTCTCCGCAGGTGAATCCGGAGATTTTCAAGCTGGGCATTCCGATTCTGGGCATCTGCTACGGCGCACAGATTCTCGCAAAGGAGTTTGCGGGTCAGGTTTCCGCCGCTAAAGTCAGCGAATACGGCAAAACCGAGACCGCGTTCGACACCGATTCGGTGTTGTTTCAAGGACTGCCCAAAACGGGCGTCACCTGGATGAGCCATAACGATTATATCTCCAAACTGCCGGAGGGCTTCAAAGGCGTTGCGAGCAGCAAGACCTGCCCGTTCGCGGCGATGGAAAATAAAGAAGCCCAAGTTTACGCGGTGCAGTTCCACCCCGAGGTCAATCACACCGAAAACGGGCTGAAGATGCTGCACAATTTCCTGTACGGCGTCTGCGGCTGCGAGGGCGGCTGGTCGATGAAGGACTACTGCGAAAAGTCGATCGCGGGACTGCGTGAAAAAATCGGCGGCGGCAAGGTGCTGCTGGCGCTTTCGGGCGGCGTGGATTCCTCGGTGTGCGCGGCGCTTTTATCCCGTGCGGTCGGCAAGCAGCTGACCTGCGTCTACGTCGATCACGGTTTTATGCGCAAAAACGAGACCGAGGAGATTCAGGAGGCCTTCAAGGATTTCGATATCAATATGATCACGGTCGACGCGTCGGAGCGGTTTATCGGCAAGCTCGCGGGCGTCACCGACCCCGAGACCAAACGCAAGGCCATCGGTGAGGAGTTCATCCGCGTGTTCGAGGCGGAGGCCAAGAAGATCGGCACCGTGGACTTTTTGGCGCAGGGGACGATTTATCCCGACGTCATCGAGTCGGGCCTCGGCGACGCCGCGGTCATCAAAAGCCACCACAACGTCGGCGGCCTGCCGGATTTCGTGGACTTCAAAGAGATCGTCGAGCCGCTGCGCATGCTGTTTAAAGACGAAGTGCGTCAGCTCGGTAGAGAACTCGGACTGCCCGCCGCGCTCGTGAACCGTCAGCCGTTCCCCGGCCCGGGGCTTGCCATCCGCATCATCGGCGACATCACGCGCGAAAAGCTGGCGATTTTAAAGGACGCCGACAAGATTTTCCGCGACGAGATCGCGCTTGCGGGTCTCGACGGCTCGATCAATCAGTATTTCGCGGTGCTGACGGGCATCCGTTCGGTGGGCGTCATGGGCGACGGCAGGACGTATGATTATACGCTGGTGCTGCGCGCGGTCACGACCAGCGACTTTATGACCGCGGATTTCGCCAAAATCCCCTACGACGTGCTGCAGTCGGCGGCATCGAAGATCGTCAATCAGGTCAAGCACATCAACCGCATCTGCTACGACATCACCACCAAACCCCCCGCGACCATCGAGTGGGAGTGA
- a CDS encoding TIR domain-containing protein, with product MSVDQTRRNLNQFDRELADLEKKLADEAKKEADKTKKINDTQRSITKNTSASTLQTKLRQIQGYQKDLVGILSNKADINKKIADKRKKRSDEAQRLQKEELAEAKKSEAVQNKIYANYEKRITDLTSQLTHDVVLQGSSTHLYCETDEEYDVFISHASEDKESFADELCHELQEAGIKVWYDALSISWGDSLRKKIDNGLKKSKYGIVVLSNYYIQKGWTQYELDGLFQREMTGGKTILPIWHNISKKEVQDFSPTLAGRLALNTSMMTPKEISIELRKILEI from the coding sequence ATGAGTGTGGATCAAACAAGGAGAAATTTGAATCAATTTGATAGGGAACTTGCAGATTTAGAGAAGAAATTAGCCGACGAGGCAAAGAAAGAAGCAGATAAAACTAAAAAGATTAATGACACGCAGCGAAGCATTACTAAAAACACATCTGCTTCAACGTTACAAACAAAGTTGCGACAAATACAAGGGTATCAAAAGGATTTAGTGGGTATTTTAAGTAATAAAGCAGATATTAATAAAAAAATCGCTGATAAACGTAAGAAACGAAGTGATGAAGCCCAAAGACTTCAAAAGGAAGAATTGGCAGAAGCTAAGAAATCCGAAGCAGTACAGAACAAAATTTATGCCAATTACGAAAAGCGTATTACAGATTTAACTTCTCAATTAACTCATGATGTGGTTTTACAAGGTTCTTCCACGCATTTATATTGTGAGACGGATGAGGAGTATGATGTTTTTATATCACATGCTTCGGAGGATAAGGAAAGCTTTGCAGATGAGCTTTGTCATGAACTACAAGAGGCTGGCATCAAGGTTTGGTATGACGCTCTTAGCATATCATGGGGAGATAGCTTGAGAAAGAAAATTGATAACGGCTTAAAAAAATCAAAGTATGGTATTGTAGTATTGTCAAATTACTATATACAAAAAGGATGGACGCAGTATGAACTTGATGGGCTCTTCCAACGTGAAATGACCGGAGGAAAGACCATTCTGCCAATATGGCACAACATTTCAAAAAAAGAAGTTCAAGATTTTAGCCCAACTCTTGCCGGAAGATTGGCATTGAATACATCTATGATGACTCCGAAGGAAATATCAATTGAGTTGAGAAAAATCCTAGAAATCTAA
- a CDS encoding GNAT family N-acetyltransferase, whose amino-acid sequence MPTHTGTRTIETERLTLRRFTYQDADDMLKYWISDEKVQSLYCEPAYKTKAAVKELLGKYIGGYEKESYYRWAVILKQTGECIGQIAFFLVDDKNRFVEVEYCIGTQFQNRGYMTEAVNAVIEYGFERLNLHKIQVSHKAGNIASKRVIEKCGFVYEGTLRDYFYTETGYVDRLFYSILRDEHPCTK is encoded by the coding sequence ATGCCGACACATACGGGAACCCGGACCATCGAAACCGAACGCCTGACCCTGCGGCGTTTTACATACCAAGATGCAGACGACATGTTGAAATACTGGATTTCAGACGAAAAGGTGCAGTCGCTCTATTGCGAACCGGCCTACAAAACCAAAGCAGCGGTCAAAGAGCTGCTCGGTAAATATATCGGCGGATATGAAAAAGAAAGTTATTACCGTTGGGCCGTTATTTTAAAGCAGACCGGCGAATGTATCGGCCAAATCGCTTTTTTCCTCGTCGATGATAAAAACCGTTTCGTCGAGGTTGAATACTGTATCGGCACGCAATTTCAAAATCGCGGATATATGACCGAAGCCGTCAATGCGGTTATCGAATACGGCTTCGAACGGTTGAACCTGCATAAGATTCAAGTCAGCCACAAAGCCGGAAACATCGCTTCCAAGCGCGTGATCGAAAAATGCGGTTTTGTCTATGAAGGCACCCTGCGCGACTATTTTTACACCGAAACCGGCTATGTCGACCGCCTTTTCTATTCGATTTTAAGGGATGAGCATCCCTGTACAAAATAA
- a CDS encoding GNAT family N-acetyltransferase, giving the protein MKFQRYDSTQAFGADALEILLRHEVQNNLPIGFIKNERGYDTANWLMATVKDGSGSVVLTAACTPPFNIIMYETDNKPNDAAVKCFSDALKEIGFALPGVLAEQGLAYRFAETYAGKGAYLSNHSMYVMRLDKVNPIQKAPGFCRELTEDDLFFVPYWERAFGQECGVEYYDIPAHVAGIKKRLGKHNHYFWVDTVPVAQASSGRSTENGAVINYVYTPPHYRGKGYASSVVAELSQMQLDRGKKFCCLFADAHNPISCGIYHKLGYVDRCIFDELKFLPADQ; this is encoded by the coding sequence ATGAAGTTTCAACGGTATGACAGCACACAGGCCTTCGGCGCGGACGCGCTCGAGATTTTGCTGCGGCACGAGGTGCAGAACAACCTGCCCATCGGTTTTATCAAAAACGAACGCGGGTATGACACCGCGAACTGGCTGATGGCGACTGTCAAAGACGGCAGCGGCAGCGTGGTGCTGACTGCGGCCTGTACCCCGCCGTTCAACATCATCATGTACGAAACCGATAACAAGCCGAATGACGCGGCGGTAAAATGCTTTTCCGACGCTTTAAAAGAAATCGGCTTTGCGCTCCCGGGTGTTCTGGCCGAACAGGGGCTTGCCTATCGGTTCGCCGAGACCTATGCCGGAAAAGGTGCTTATCTTTCCAATCATTCGATGTACGTCATGCGTCTCGATAAGGTCAACCCGATTCAAAAAGCGCCCGGATTCTGCCGCGAATTGACAGAGGACGACCTGTTTTTTGTCCCCTATTGGGAGCGTGCGTTCGGCCAAGAATGCGGCGTCGAATATTACGATATTCCGGCTCATGTGGCCGGCATTAAAAAGCGCCTCGGAAAGCATAATCACTACTTTTGGGTGGACACCGTTCCGGTCGCACAGGCATCCTCCGGACGCAGTACCGAAAACGGCGCCGTTATCAATTATGTCTATACCCCGCCGCATTACAGAGGCAAGGGCTACGCCTCGTCGGTTGTGGCGGAACTGTCGCAGATGCAGCTCGACCGCGGAAAAAAATTCTGCTGCCTGTTTGCCGACGCCCATAACCCGATCTCCTGCGGCATTTACCATAAACTCGGCTATGTCGACCGGTGCATTTTCGACGAGCTGAAATTTTTACCCGCAGACCAATAA